The DNA segment attctccaggcaagaacactggagtggagaagccatctccttctccaggggatcttcctgacccagggattgaacccgggtctcctacattgctggcggattgtttactgtctaaggcaccaaggaagcccattttaaGACTAGTGgctttttctctgcttctctctctgcttttttcttctctgtgtgtggTCTATTTCAGGGAATACCTACTGGTGTCAAAGAAACCAACTATGGAACAACTAGGAACAACAGCTACGGAATGGAAGCAGTTGGCTGCATCACTGCATTAACAGCCAAAATTTTACATGTCAGACCTGCATGATTGTGTGACCCACCCACAAGCAAACTCTTGACAATTTAGGAATTGTATGTGCAGCTTGAAGAATGAAAAGCAAGTTTAGCATTTAGAGTGTTTTAACGTCTTAAGGAATCGACCTCTTCAAGAATTTTGTTTGGAATGAGAAAACAGCTCCTagtaacagaggaaaaaaatagtttactattaaagtttttaaatggtGGGCAGATACGGATGGATGTTATGAATAAAGTCTGAAAGGCAACTGTCAAACTCAATCATTTGGGTATTGTACTGATTGTAAAATGTTTTGGTACTAAATGGCATCTAGTGAATTGTATTTAAGAGTAAcacaagcaaggagggaatgaaTAGCCTCTTGAACAATTTATtcctcagaaagaaagaaaaaggaaatacattAAAGGACTAaggaaaagatcttttaattatatttcacCCTGCCGGCCAGTTTGTTTGTTATCCTTCCTTCTGATTTCCCTTGGACAAAGGCATGTAGTGGGATAGTCAGGTAAAATATATACCATGACCTAAAAGTGTATGTATAAGCGTATTACTCATATGAGCATGACAACACTTTAGAGCTCTTCTGAGTGcttaaaagctttcattttttttacatcaGTGTTTACCAAGGTAAATTATATGAGTCCCACTCTATCTGGACATCTCACGTGCAAcatcaaaaattctaaaatataatttccaaaatttaaacCTGTATATTTGCCACTGAATGGTTCATGTAAGAGGATCCATACAGTGTAGGCTCAATAGTTTCTCTTAAGAAATACCACCACGATTACATATTGTAATAAAGTTCATGGTTGCCGTATCATTAGATCTCTGAGCTCATCGCATTAATGCAAGGAGACTGAAGAGAGGATGTTAATAAAAGGTGAGTTgcttataaaactttaaaatggttaTTCTGAAAAGATTCTATTTGGACGACAAAATTTGCATGGTCCCACATGTTCTCATCAGTACACTCCTGAATTTCCCCACTCTTGCCTACACCTCTGTTGGACTGTGGTGAGAAAATGCCAACATTGGCTGCCAAACATAAAGTGCCTTCCACGAACATCTCTCAGAACCAGGGAACAGAAAGGAGAGGCAGAAGTATTCTATTTCTTTCAGTCATAGGTGTGGATTTGATTGGGCACTGCCTAGTTTTTAGTAAATCTACTTTAACTTAGAGACAGTTTGGGGATATGAACTGACAAGGGCTGACTTTCAATTCTCCAGATACTTAAGCGCATtgcaaattttaaatgaataaaattaattaaaacatatttctacttctgtttatgtatatatacaaaatggataaaagtAGATTTTGGCAATAAAGCCCTTGAATTAGTTATAAATATGTACAATTAGGATCATATCTAAAAATACACTGAATGTGTGCATTAAGCCAAGATTTATAGTTTGTTATCCCTTATATATCCATTAGGTATTTGCAGAATAGATCACTCACTGGGCTAAAGACTCTTCTAGTGCCACTGTCCATTGATTACTAAAGCTGCACTACTTGGCCGATGTCATTATCATTTTATATGCTTTTGAAGGATGGGTTTTGGCAATTTAACTCATATCCCCTTTGAAACATCACGCTGTTATCCAGTCTTTACCAGTCAGAGGAAaggactggagaagggacaggggaCTCCTTAAATAGCAAGATCGTTAGCTGCATAGAATGCATCCTTGTGTTGTTTCCCCCTTTCTTTTAAACCCCACAGAGGGCTGTACTGGAAAGTAAAAAACGAAAAGATCCCATCAGCGGAAATGCAGAGGTAAAGAGCAGCACCAGCACAGTGCTGGCCTAAGTGTCAAGAAAGGAAGTGAAGCCAGTTCTGAGCGCCACCACTCCCCGTTGCCAGGTCTGCTCAGCTGCTTTTCCTGTGGAAGGCTTTGGTTTTCAAATCGTATTCTAAACTGAGATGAATACTTACCCCCTTTTTGCctcacagaaacacacatactTAGATAgagagatggatgaatggatgatagAGCCAGAATGAAATCTCAAAGCACGTAAACAATAATGAGCTgcgatttactgagcatttactctATGACAGGCATTTAACCCAtgtaatctcatttaatcttcacctgACCCATTGAGGTTGGCACAAGtaccatcttcattttacagaagaggaaatctgtcttGAAAGACTAAGGTTGTGAATGTCAATAAATTCAGACCCAAGACTTGAACTTAAGGGTTTCTGGCTCCAAAGTTTGTGAATGTGAACAGCTGCGAGCTAAGGATAAACAAGCCTCATAGATGTGGTTTTATTATTCCTACTACAAAACCCTATAGAAAGTATCTCAACTTGTCAGTGGACAAATAGGTACCTGAGAAAAACTTATGTCCTTCCCAATCTTTACTTAGAAATTTTCAGAAATCATAATTTTTGTTTCATGAACTGGTAGAAAACAGAGTTAAATTCAATTAAGTAAATTCAAAGTCTGtgtgtaaaaatttaaatttaatcacatgaaaataaatttaatttttaattaaataagtttatttgttcaTGGTAGGATATTTTTCTGTAGTGTTTGTAGATCATATcaaagcctttctttttttttcccccccttgaagggaaaaaaaaagaaagaaaaaagaaaaataatcataaagtTCAACTTAGTATAAGAGTGGGGTAAATAAATACAGTTCTCTAACAAATGGTTAAAGTGCACAAGCTTCTAAAGCTTgaggaaaaagataaaagttgTTAGTAGAGTATTAAAGGATTGGTATTGGGGTTTGCTGGTGGAGAAAGAAGCAAGTGATTAAACCCCTTGTGTGTTGAGGGGCTTGGAGGACATTGCCTTAAGGCAGGCAATATTCTGAGCCATCTTGGTTTTGTAAGCTTTTTAAAGCGCGTGATGGACCGAGGCACAGATAGGAGATTCTAGGTCTGTGCAAGTCAGGGTAGAATGGAGTCTCCACACTGTACTTGGGACACCGAGGAGGGGCTAGGGGCCGGGAAGCTGGTTACCGTGAGTTGAGCTCCAGCGATGTTGCGGAGATGTCAGATAGGTAGTCCTCTTCCAGCCCAGTCCCAGCCACGCCCGAGGTCAGCCAGGCCGACCGAGTTCGCCGTTTCTTCTTTTCCTGCTCCTTGCGTTTTCCaggcttgcttttctttttcttgccaggCGTCTTCAGTGGCTGCTCTTTGTATGTCTCCACCTTGTTAGTTTCCTGAGTCAGGTATTTGCCCTCATCATCAGACCCAAATCGGACGGGGTGGTTCTTGGTGTTGGGAGCAGGCTTGGAGTTGGGGGACACCTCCGAGGTAGCTCTGATTTCGGCTGTGTGAATTTCCGCGATCAGATGGTGGAGGAAGAACCGACGCCTTAAGTCTTGGATGGACTTCCCCTTGTCATGGAGGAGCTGGTGCTCAGACACAGCCCTTTTGCTGTAAAGAGAAAAGAGCAGGAGAGGAAGAAGACAGTGACAGTTTAATATCTGACCGAGACCACAAAGACGTGGGGAAGGCCTTTGAATGGTCTAGTTGGTCCCACAAGCCAAGCTAGAGGGCTGCAAGCTGGCTGAGCAGGGAAGGGAGAGATGGGAAGAGAAGAGCCGGCCTTTAGGAGGCTTCAGAAGCCTAAGTCCCAGCTGTGCTGCTCCCCAGGTCAGTGACCTTGCTGAGAACATGAACATTCTTGGGCCCCTGCGGccccatctttttaaaaagatcagatTCTACAATGTCTATACTCCCTtctcaatttaaaatattaagcatcattgttttaaaaatatggacaGAAACCACTGAGCTTCTTTTCATGGTTTTTGGAGCTGTGTTGctatgctatggtttttccagtggtcatgtatggatgtgagagttggactgtgaagaaggctgagcaccgaagaattgatgtttttgaactgtggtgttggagaagactcttgagagtcccctggactgcaaggagatccaactcgtccattctgaagatcagccctgggatttctttggaaggaatgatgctaaagctgaaactccagtactttggccacctcatgtgaagagttgactcattggaaaagactctgatgctgggagggattgggggcaggaggagaaggggacgacagaggatgagatggctggatggcatcaccgactcgatggatgtgagtctgagtgaactccgggagttggtgatggacagggaggcctggcgtgctgcgattcatggggtcgcaaagagtcggacacgactgagcaactgaactgaactggggaaaTAAAGCGTCCTGGTCTGGGAAACAAAAAGGTGGCTGATTTCCCCGAAGTACTCATTCCAGGCATACATGTGCATGAGCGAGTGTGCATACATGTGCACGAGCAGgcgtacatgcacacacactgatCCCcacttaagaaaataataataatattgaatcTCAAAGAACAGCAAGCTCTACTAGTAAAAGCAAACAAAGTCTGAAGGATGAAGTGAGCTGTGAAGTCTGTCTAGGAAACCACCTGACTAACACACTGAATTTGGACATGATTGATATTAGACTATAGGCTACCAAGAACCTATATATGAAGGCCAACCGTCAGAGCATGCATATTTTTCTGTAAAGTAGTGGGTGGTCTCTTTAAAATGGCTGTCTTTGTGTGTTTAAGTGAGATCATTCTATTTCCTCTgtgcatcatttttctttttaatttagaatttcAAACGTATTATCCTTAGGGCTTAATTAAGAAATTCCCTTTTCTATTTGTTCTTTGTCCTAGAAATATCTCTGGGCAAAAATATGAAGTGGTTTTTCTATTAAACAACACTCTAATGAAAATATAGtgaaaagaataattttctatCAGTCTTTTTAGATGACACCCTGACTCTTGCTTAAACGTCCATTCAtgtattcttttattattctgtATGTATTAACCAAATTTAAGAATTACATACATGAAGCAGTCATATTATATCTGCTACAACCACACTTTACATAACTTGAATTTCTACCATTGAAATAACCCTCCAAAGTGGCTCATTTTCAAAAGTTTCTGAAGGCATTTCACAGGGCTGGATCCTGTGTATTTTCCCTCCCCAACACAATGATAGATTTATCTGGTCTCTTATTACTTTCATTGATACAACTTATTTAACTCTTCAGAGAAATATGAGAATAAACAAaactcttcattttacagatggggaaagtgaAGTTCAGAGATTAAAGGCTTCACACttgctacttccctggtggctcagatggtaaagcatctgtctacaatgcgggagacctgggttcgatccctgggtcgggaagattccctggagaagggaaatggcaacccactccagtactcttgcctagaaaatcccatggacggagcctggtgtccatgggattgcaaagaatcagacacgactgagcgacttcacttcacttcacgtgATAACAGGCAGAACCAGGGCACTCCAAAGATGATGTCTTCTGATTCTAAAACCAAGATTGTTTTCCAACTTCCCCAACCCTTTCTCTTACTGACGTGTATATTGAGGAAACTAGAAGGGAAGGGCATAGAATAAAGAGTCTGTGTTAGGAACCATGGCAATGGGCAAATAGACAGCAATTTATACACTTCCTAGAAGACTGAGCTTGTTGTCTTAAGTACATTTTCATCACCAAAATAAAGAACCAGGATTTCTAGAGTCTGGATTATCACtgagggaacaacagactgtctAGTTATATTGTCAATCCAAGAAGAGGAAACCACGGAAGCTGTCATTATTTCTCAGACGTTATAGCCAGAATACCAGctctctttcagcattttagtTGTATGCACTGACTTTAAGCCATGTAGCTTGTGCAAAAAAGACATGACTTAATGGAAAGGAATTTAACAGGAACCTGGTTTAAATGAGGCATGAAGGAGTCTCTCTTCCTTTTGGAAGGTGCCACATGTGACCAGATTAAAATTCACTTACTTTGTGGCAATAGTTAGTATCCTGGAAACTTTTAGTGACCTACATGGAGGCTTTGCTACAATAGATTTATATAGTCTAATAATGGTTTTAAAGAACAGGACCAATACACTTACATGTTTCATAAGTATTACACTTTCATAAGTATCTCTTAGCAAAATGTCAAGTTAAAAAGAAGTTCTTACAcgtgatcatttttactatctgGAGCTTTTATTACATTCTCAATTCCTGGCAGATAGCCACTCATCTGTATTGCTCTCCAAATGTATAACACAGCCCATTCTAGCTTACCTTGAAGCCAGACTTTTAATAGTTGGTCTGTTCTAATCAATTCTCCGTTGCTCATGCCTCCTCTGACTGGCACATATGCCTGTCATCCTGGCTAGCCTGTTGTGTGAGTCACAGTGCCTTCCTAGCTCGGGCACTTCACTTTCCCAGGATGGTTCTCATGGGAAATGGAGTGAGCATTCTATCCTTCTGTTTTACAAAAAGCCTACAATATGGTACAACTTTGTCTAGTTTAAAATAGTACATCTCTTGCTGAGGTACAAAGCTTCATTCTGCCTTTGGTGGGTAATTATTAATATAGTAGAAAATACAGATTTTCTTAAATGCCAAATCTGAAATGCTGTAGCATAATTTACTTACTAGTTCAAAGACTTCTGCATTCAAAATATTGTGAAGAATAACTTTCTGGTTGAGCAACTACATTAGAGGATCAGGAATAGCATAGTATCTATACTGTCAACAAGGAATCAGGTCCATGGAGTGttctatttattttccaaataagacatTAACTGAGCCAAAAGTAAATGACTAGCATGTACAAACTAGATGTACACAGCTGGTGGGCAATTCCTTCCAAGAGGGAGGCTTTCACTTTAGATAATTCTGAAGTACTTAAGTTGTAAATATGGCATCAATAATAGTCTGTTACTTTGTATATCTGTACACATTATATAGCACAGTGGTCCACATGGTATTTATTAcatccccaacatggaaaaacaAGTGTCCTGCGTTCACAGTTTCctttgattattattttaaaaaatgaaaaaatgtgaaGGAAATGCTTAACCTCTAAATTCAGTCAAAATATagcttttctgtctttaaaaatcacTCTCTAGGGAGTTTTTGGGGAAGAAGATTAAATTTCTAAGGAGCTCTCAAGGAACACAGGGAATAGCTGGAGTGACGGGAATTCCTTTTTTCAGCACAGGAAGAGGCAGCATGCTCATGCTGATGCTAGGCTCCTAAGAGGAAGAAGTCTGGGTTTGAGAAGAAAAGTTCTGTGGTCCATGGAAGAGTCAGGGTCAGGGTGTTAGAGTTAAGATGACTCATCAGAAGTCCCTTCCAACCCAAATGACTCAGTCAGAAGTTATGCTTTTCATTAAGTGGAAGAGACCCAGTCTGGCTCCTAAGCACATCAGTCAGTATGTTTTAGGTTTCTGAATCTGCTGGGGTTCTCTAACTAAAACACAGAGACTGTCACCTGCCAAAAGCCCTGTTCATCTGGACGAGAATGTCCATAGGTCTCCaactagtggctcagatggtaaagaatccacctgcaatccaggagaaccaggtttgatcactgggttgggaagatcccctggagatcttcaacctggcaacctactccagtattcatgcctaggaaatcccatggacagaggagcccggtggactatagtccatgggatcgcaaagagtcggacacgactgaggaactaacacagcCTCACTGAGTAAAGTCCTTTTAGACTCACAGGTCCAGAAGATTCACAACTTATATTGCCATGG comes from the Bubalus kerabau isolate K-KA32 ecotype Philippines breed swamp buffalo chromosome 1, PCC_UOA_SB_1v2, whole genome shotgun sequence genome and includes:
- the PTHLH gene encoding parathyroid hormone-related protein isoform X2, giving the protein MLWRLVQQWSVAVFLLSYSVPSCGRSVEELGRRLKRAVSEHQLLHDKGKSIQDLRRRFFLHHLIAEIHTAEIRATSEVSPNSKPAPNTKNHPVRFGSDDEGKYLTQETNKVETYKEQPLKTPGKKKKSKPGKRKEQEKKKRRTRSAWLTSGVAGTGLEEDYLSDISATSLELNSR
- the PTHLH gene encoding parathyroid hormone-related protein isoform X1 produces the protein MLWRLVQQWSVAVFLLSYSVPSCGRSVEELGRRLKRAVSEHQLLHDKGKSIQDLRRRFFLHHLIAEIHTAEIRATSEVSPNSKPAPNTKNHPVRFGSDDEGKYLTQETNKVETYKEQPLKTPGKKKKSKPGKRKEQEKKKRRTRSAWLTSGVAGTGLEEDYLSDISATSLELNSRRY